The following proteins are co-located in the Conyzicola lurida genome:
- a CDS encoding MarR family winged helix-turn-helix transcriptional regulator, translating to MSQDGIHLDTSLGYLLKEASSALRTSMEAVLRPLGMTITHYSCLELLAQRPGLSNSELARGAFVTRQSMNVLLQSLEAEGLVSRASTAESGRVLPTELTAAGRRQLAVASAAVRSVEDTMRSGLDADEQAQLRRLLASCISSLG from the coding sequence ATGAGTCAAGACGGCATTCACCTCGACACGTCGCTCGGGTACCTGCTGAAGGAGGCGTCGAGCGCGCTCCGCACCTCGATGGAGGCGGTGCTCCGACCGCTCGGGATGACCATCACCCACTACTCGTGTCTCGAGCTGCTCGCCCAGCGGCCCGGCCTGTCGAACTCCGAGCTCGCCCGCGGCGCGTTCGTCACCCGGCAGTCGATGAACGTGCTGCTGCAGTCGTTGGAGGCCGAGGGACTCGTCTCGCGCGCCAGCACCGCCGAGTCGGGTCGCGTGCTCCCGACTGAGCTCACCGCGGCGGGACGCCGGCAGCTGGCCGTCGCCAGCGCCGCGGTCAGGTCGGTCGAGGACACCATGCGCTCGGGCCTCGACGCCGACGAGCAGGCTCAGCTGCGCCGCCTGTTGGCGAGCTGTATCTCGTCGCTCGGCTGA